A single genomic interval of Thermococcus celericrescens harbors:
- a CDS encoding dihydrolipoamide acetyltransferase family protein, with translation MVSEEVKMIAEQYDIDLSKLKGSGPGGEVTIEDLEKYTLEHFYPKVLKETKLIGIRKVIAERLSESYRQAVHVTLNMEAEMDGLIEIKKELTEKLGRKPSYTVLMLKCIAKAIRDFIEVNATMEGEKITVYDDININVAVDSPIGLITPVIRNVDEKSLEELLDEYLDIIERTKKGLLKEKDFVGGTFTVTNLGTLGVESFTPIINPPQVAILGLNRISEKPVVKNGEIKTAKVMILSLSFDHRAIDGAPAARFLGRVKHYLENPGEVFGDL, from the coding sequence ATGGTGAGTGAAGAGGTTAAGATGATAGCCGAGCAGTACGATATAGACCTCTCGAAGCTCAAGGGCTCCGGACCGGGTGGCGAGGTTACCATTGAGGACCTTGAGAAGTATACCCTGGAGCACTTCTACCCGAAGGTTCTGAAGGAGACCAAACTGATCGGGATAAGAAAGGTAATAGCAGAAAGGCTCTCGGAGAGCTACCGCCAGGCTGTCCACGTCACCCTCAATATGGAAGCCGAGATGGACGGACTAATCGAGATCAAAAAGGAGCTCACAGAAAAACTCGGAAGAAAGCCTTCCTACACCGTTCTCATGCTGAAGTGCATTGCGAAGGCCATCAGGGACTTCATAGAGGTGAACGCAACGATGGAAGGGGAGAAGATAACGGTCTACGACGACATCAACATAAACGTGGCCGTTGACAGCCCCATAGGACTGATAACCCCCGTTATCAGGAACGTTGACGAAAAGAGTCTTGAAGAGCTTCTCGATGAGTACCTGGACATAATTGAGAGGACAAAGAAAGGCCTCCTGAAGGAGAAGGATTTTGTGGGAGGAACCTTCACGGTCACCAATCTAGGGACGCTAGGCGTGGAGTCCTTCACTCCAATAATAAACCCGCCCCAAGTGGCGATTCTGGGCCTCAACAGAATCTCCGAGAAACCGGTGGTAAAGAATGGGGAGATAAAAACGGCCAAAGTCATGATCCTATCCCTGAGCTTCGACCACAGGGCAATAGACGGTGCCCCAGCAGCGAGATTCCTTGGACGGGTAAAGCACTACCTGGAAAACCCCGGAGAAGTCTTCGGAGACTTGTAG